A stretch of Methanobrevibacter sp. YE315 DNA encodes these proteins:
- a CDS encoding phenylalanine--tRNA ligase subunit alpha has product MSEDIKKTINELHIYEKKVLKELEANPDVTPEEIAENQNMDIKAVMSAAGSLASKDIIEVEKDVEEEISLSDAGLKFAQEKLPERRILDVLVDKKEIHMKDLSDETGVDKKEANIAIGWLRRKNWAQIDKGVVKVTDVGADSKDKLGEDEELLNHLTEAGKIIKDRLSDELLDGFKKLNDRKNIINIKKNTSHSFKLLDKGEAILKEGFTIKEQATQLTHQQLKDGEWKDLQYRPYDINAEAPVIFAGKKHPLRVIIDEIREIFLNMGFSEDNGEFVESAFWNFDSLFQPQDHAAREMQDTFYLKNPLTCDLPDMDLVKLTAETHETGADTGSIGWQYDWSEDIARQSVLRTHTTGISTKHLYNHEPPIKMFSVGRVFRRETFDYKHLPEFHQVEGLVCDEGISYQNLLGTLKEFYKKLGFEVRFRPAYFPYTYLSTETEIYLEEKESWIELGGAGMFRPEVLKPLGINQPALAFGLGIERLAMIRYDVEDIRMLYKSDIKWLRELPIDRGVRL; this is encoded by the coding sequence ATGAGTGAGGATATTAAAAAAACCATTAATGAATTGCATATTTATGAAAAGAAAGTTTTAAAAGAGCTTGAGGCAAATCCGGATGTAACTCCGGAGGAAATAGCTGAAAATCAGAATATGGACATCAAGGCTGTCATGAGTGCGGCAGGATCTCTTGCCTCAAAGGACATAATCGAAGTTGAAAAGGATGTTGAAGAGGAGATTTCCCTATCAGATGCAGGTTTGAAATTTGCTCAAGAAAAGCTTCCTGAACGCAGAATACTTGATGTATTGGTCGATAAAAAAGAGATACACATGAAAGATTTGTCCGATGAAACAGGCGTTGACAAAAAAGAAGCCAACATTGCCATCGGATGGTTGCGCCGTAAAAATTGGGCTCAAATCGATAAGGGCGTAGTCAAAGTAACAGATGTCGGAGCAGACAGCAAAGACAAGTTAGGCGAAGACGAAGAATTGCTGAACCACCTGACTGAAGCTGGAAAAATCATCAAAGACAGATTATCCGACGAGTTGTTGGACGGATTCAAAAAACTGAATGACAGAAAGAATATTATAAATATTAAAAAGAACACCTCACATTCTTTTAAACTTTTAGATAAAGGTGAAGCTATTCTTAAAGAAGGCTTTACAATTAAAGAGCAAGCTACTCAATTAACACACCAGCAATTAAAAGACGGCGAATGGAAAGACTTACAGTACCGTCCTTATGATATTAATGCAGAAGCCCCAGTTATTTTTGCAGGTAAGAAACATCCTTTGAGAGTCATCATTGACGAAATCAGGGAGATATTCTTGAACATGGGATTTTCAGAAGACAACGGGGAATTTGTGGAATCTGCATTCTGGAACTTCGACTCACTTTTCCAGCCACAGGACCACGCAGCCCGTGAAATGCAGGACACATTCTACCTCAAAAATCCGTTGACTTGCGATTTGCCTGATATGGATCTTGTAAAGCTCACTGCCGAAACCCATGAAACAGGTGCGGATACAGGTTCTATCGGATGGCAATATGACTGGAGCGAGGATATTGCAAGACAAAGCGTTTTAAGAACACATACAACCGGAATATCCACCAAACATTTATACAATCATGAACCTCCAATCAAGATGTTTTCCGTTGGAAGGGTATTCAGAAGAGAAACCTTTGACTACAAGCATTTGCCTGAATTCCATCAGGTCGAAGGTCTTGTATGTGATGAAGGAATCAGCTATCAGAACCTTTTAGGTACCTTAAAGGAATTTTATAAGAAGTTAGGATTTGAAGTAAGGTTCAGACCGGCTTATTTCCCTTACACTTATCTATCCACAGAAACTGAAATCTATCTGGAAGAAAAGGAATCATGGATCGAGCTTGGAGGGGCTGGAATGTTCAGGCCTGAAGTATTGAAACCTTTAGGCATCAACCAACCTGCACTGGCTTTCGGTTTAGGTATTGAAAGATTGGCCATGATTAGATATGATGTGGAAGACATCCGTATGCTTTACAAAAGCGATATCAAATGGCTTCGTGAATTGCCTATTGACAGAGGAGTCAGGTTATAA
- a CDS encoding RDD family protein, producing MVSIFTRRVIAYVMDFFVVSAVMWIISFLLNFALSSYAFTIFQVFTYVVPILIFVYFVMCEKIYGATVGKSIMYLQVRSRNGAWISWPQAIVRNITKIYWFPIIFDWAIGKILNTDRLLNTITKTVVIDELR from the coding sequence GTGGTAAGTATATTTACAAGAAGAGTTATTGCGTATGTAATGGATTTCTTTGTTGTTTCAGCAGTAATGTGGATAATATCATTTTTATTGAATTTTGCATTGTCTAGTTATGCTTTCACAATATTCCAGGTATTCACCTATGTTGTCCCAATTTTAATATTCGTGTACTTTGTCATGTGTGAAAAAATCTATGGCGCTACCGTTGGTAAATCTATAATGTATCTGCAGGTTAGATCCAGAAACGGAGCTTGGATTTCATGGCCTCAAGCTATTGTGCGTAATATTACAAAGATATATTGGTTCCCAATTATTTTTGACTGGGCAATTGGTAAAATATTGAATACTGACAGATTATTAAACACTATTACTAAAACTGTTGTTATTGATGAGCTTAGATAA
- a CDS encoding TIGR02253 family HAD-type hydrolase — MIDHDDRVVFFDIDGTLLDTSDFAETARKAAIGLMVDNGLPLDKDEAYGVLKTIIREKGSNYGKHFNVLTQVVLGHEDPMLVALGMITYHNVKMALLRPYAETIDTLIYLKSQGYRLAVISNGITIKQWEKLVRLNVHSFFEAVITSEEVGKEKPDKLIFDVALRKMKGNPEKSVMIGNKFKADALGAVNAGLSAILVNSDVTEEDREYIKREQLDITVVDDIGDVNTIL, encoded by the coding sequence ATGATAGACCATGATGACCGTGTTGTTTTCTTTGATATAGATGGCACATTACTAGATACTTCAGATTTTGCTGAAACTGCAAGAAAAGCAGCTATTGGATTGATGGTAGATAACGGATTACCTTTGGATAAGGATGAGGCATATGGTGTTTTAAAAACAATTATCCGTGAAAAAGGATCCAATTATGGAAAACACTTCAATGTTTTGACACAAGTTGTTTTAGGCCATGAAGACCCTATGCTTGTGGCACTTGGAATGATTACCTACCACAACGTTAAGATGGCGCTTTTAAGACCTTATGCAGAAACAATCGATACATTGATTTACCTCAAAAGCCAAGGATATCGTCTAGCAGTCATATCCAATGGAATTACCATCAAGCAATGGGAAAAACTAGTAAGGCTAAACGTACACTCATTTTTTGAGGCAGTAATCACATCAGAAGAGGTCGGTAAGGAAAAACCTGACAAACTGATTTTTGATGTTGCGCTTAGAAAAATGAAAGGAAACCCTGAAAAGTCAGTGATGATTGGAAACAAATTCAAAGCAGATGCACTGGGTGCAGTAAATGCTGGATTAAGTGCGATTCTCGTCAATTCCGACGTTACTGAAGAAGACAGGGAATACATTAAAAGAGAACAGTTAGATATTACAGTTGTTGACGACATTGGTGATGTTAATACTATATTATAA
- the hemB gene encoding porphobilinogen synthase, producing MEFPTTRMRRLRKNAKIRDIVRETKLQKEDLIYPIYFKEELQGDEKEEISSLPGEFRYSLDSGVEFAKQLEEKGLKSIIVFGIPKEETKDEIASPDYSATGIVQKAIRRLKKETDLVVISDVCLCQYTSHGHCGMIRQNDDTDDGIEILNDESLPYIAKVALSHAEAGADIVAPSDMMDGRVGAIRETLDENGYYNVMIMSYSAKYASAFYEPFRVAACSSPHAGDRKSYQMDPGNAVEAIRECELDVIEGCDFLMVKPALPYLDVVRMVKDEFMLPLVAYNVSGEYSMLMAAIEKGYLTERAILESLLSIKRAGADLIITNFAPYLLLNELI from the coding sequence ATGGAATTTCCAACTACAAGAATGAGAAGACTTAGAAAAAATGCTAAGATTAGAGATATAGTTCGTGAAACTAAACTTCAAAAAGAAGACCTGATTTATCCAATCTATTTTAAGGAAGAGCTTCAAGGTGATGAGAAAGAAGAAATCTCTTCTCTTCCTGGTGAATTCAGATATTCTCTAGACAGCGGAGTAGAATTTGCAAAACAGCTTGAAGAAAAAGGATTGAAGTCTATAATTGTATTTGGAATACCAAAAGAAGAAACCAAGGATGAAATCGCATCTCCTGATTATTCAGCAACCGGAATTGTTCAAAAGGCAATCAGGAGACTTAAGAAAGAAACTGATTTGGTGGTTATCAGCGATGTCTGTTTATGCCAATACACTTCCCACGGTCATTGCGGAATGATAAGGCAAAACGATGATACCGATGATGGAATTGAAATTCTAAACGATGAATCCCTGCCTTACATTGCTAAAGTTGCATTGTCCCATGCTGAAGCGGGTGCAGATATTGTAGCTCCATCAGACATGATGGACGGAAGGGTAGGTGCAATTCGTGAAACATTGGATGAAAACGGCTATTATAATGTAATGATAATGTCATATTCAGCCAAATACGCTTCCGCGTTCTATGAACCGTTCAGGGTTGCAGCATGTTCATCACCTCATGCAGGAGATAGGAAATCCTATCAGATGGATCCCGGCAATGCTGTGGAGGCAATCCGCGAATGTGAACTTGACGTTATCGAAGGATGTGACTTTTTGATGGTAAAACCTGCACTTCCATACCTTGATGTGGTTCGCATGGTAAAAGATGAGTTCATGCTGCCGTTGGTAGCATATAATGTAAGCGGAGAGTATTCAATGTTGATGGCAGCAATCGAAAAGGGATATTTGACAGAACGTGCCATTTTAGAATCTTTGCTTTCAATTAAAAGGGCTGGAGCCGACTTGATAATCACTAATTTTGCACCATATCTACTATTGAATGAGTTGATATAA
- a CDS encoding triphosphoribosyl-dephospho-CoA synthase: protein MEASEIAKIAQIASALEVSGYPKPGNVHRTRDYDDMVFEDFVISGIVIGDTIREACTDVDIENPQLGRYILQAVAETDRWIKNNTNLGIVMMTTPIAVAAAISDSFDEIRENVKVLMANTSVDDACDLYDAINIADAGGMGDQDEYDVASDNAKNELRENNQTMYDVLKISAPWDMLAREMTSDMPAVFEIGYPTYHELVRDKSKNDACVLTFLTILSQVPDTLISRKYGSDEALKISMMTRDLLNLKDEPDFAEKLSEFDDYLFKNKYNPGTTADLTAASIFVSYLKSNFE from the coding sequence ATGGAAGCATCAGAAATAGCAAAAATCGCACAAATCGCCTCTGCTTTGGAGGTAAGCGGATATCCAAAACCTGGAAATGTTCACAGAACCCGTGATTATGATGACATGGTCTTTGAAGACTTTGTAATAAGTGGAATTGTAATCGGAGATACAATCCGTGAAGCATGTACTGATGTCGATATTGAAAATCCTCAACTTGGCAGATACATCCTCCAGGCCGTTGCCGAAACTGATAGGTGGATTAAAAACAACACAAACCTTGGAATCGTCATGATGACAACACCGATTGCCGTTGCTGCTGCAATAAGCGATTCATTTGATGAAATCCGTGAAAACGTTAAGGTATTGATGGCAAATACCTCAGTTGATGATGCATGTGACCTCTATGATGCAATCAACATCGCAGATGCCGGAGGTATGGGAGATCAGGACGAGTATGATGTTGCAAGTGACAATGCCAAAAACGAGCTTAGAGAAAACAACCAGACAATGTATGATGTTTTAAAGATTTCCGCTCCATGGGACATGCTGGCACGTGAGATGACTTCAGACATGCCTGCAGTATTTGAAATTGGATATCCCACATATCATGAATTGGTTCGCGATAAATCCAAAAATGATGCTTGCGTATTGACATTCCTGACAATTTTATCTCAGGTTCCGGATACTTTGATTTCAAGAAAATACGGTTCAGATGAGGCCTTGAAGATATCCATGATGACTAGGGATTTGCTTAATTTGAAAGATGAGCCTGATTTTGCAGAAAAACTCAGTGAATTTGATGATTATCTGTTTAAAAACAAGTACAATCCTGGAACAACTGCAGATTTGACTGCAGCTTCAATATTCGTAAGCTATCTGAAATCTAATTTTGAATAG
- a CDS encoding thermonuclease family protein produces MNKKTISIILLIAFIITSILTVANLFLEDSNTQENQTGTLTIDNRTVHYEKAGKCLRVIDGNTIEVYGIGKVQLTQVNITNSDPGFSQAKKFVEDKCLGKTVYLDIDDKQPQDKYGRTIAIVYTENADINKELIANNLANISYFEPSEFKKGEV; encoded by the coding sequence ATGAACAAAAAAACCATTTCAATAATACTGCTAATAGCTTTTATAATAACAAGCATACTGACAGTGGCAAATCTCTTTTTAGAAGATTCAAACACACAGGAAAACCAAACCGGAACATTGACAATCGACAACAGGACAGTCCACTATGAAAAGGCAGGAAAATGCCTAAGGGTAATCGACGGCAATACGATTGAGGTTTACGGCATCGGAAAGGTTCAGCTGACACAAGTCAACATAACAAACAGCGACCCCGGATTCAGCCAGGCAAAAAAATTCGTTGAAGACAAATGTCTTGGAAAAACAGTTTACCTGGACATCGACGACAAGCAGCCGCAAGACAAATATGGGCGCACAATAGCTATAGTATACACAGAAAACGCAGACATAAATAAGGAACTAATAGCAAACAACCTGGCCAACATATCCTACTTTGAACCAAGCGAATTTAAAAAAGGAGAAGTTTAA
- a CDS encoding DNA polymerase domain-containing protein, translating to MIEETTEQLELEAEIKSQAQKFLKYLNSTLPESMELEYEGFYRRGFFVSKKRYAVIEDGEIIAKGLELVRRDWAPIVKKTQEAVLMAILREGDSDKAIEEVKKVLKRIKKGDVERKELIIHTQITKPLDQYKQVGPHVVAARKIEEHGIKVTRGTIIQYIIVKGKGSISQRAVPYEYSEGYTYDKDYYINNQLIPAIERIMYSFGYTKKDLEDMARGEVQQSLDAFF from the coding sequence TTGATTGAAGAAACAACCGAACAACTGGAACTTGAAGCTGAAATCAAAAGCCAAGCCCAAAAATTCTTAAAATACCTTAACTCCACACTTCCGGAAAGCATGGAATTGGAATATGAAGGGTTTTACAGAAGAGGATTCTTTGTAAGCAAAAAAAGATATGCCGTAATCGAAGACGGAGAGATTATAGCTAAAGGATTGGAACTGGTTAGAAGAGATTGGGCTCCAATCGTCAAAAAGACACAGGAAGCAGTTTTAATGGCTATTCTAAGAGAAGGGGATTCTGATAAAGCTATTGAAGAAGTTAAAAAGGTGTTGAAAAGAATCAAAAAAGGCGATGTCGAGCGAAAGGAACTGATTATACACACCCAAATCACCAAGCCCCTTGACCAGTACAAGCAGGTAGGGCCCCATGTAGTGGCTGCAAGGAAAATAGAGGAGCACGGCATTAAAGTGACACGCGGAACCATCATCCAATATATAATCGTCAAAGGAAAAGGGTCTATCAGTCAACGTGCAGTACCTTACGAATACAGCGAAGGATATACATATGACAAGGACTATTACATCAACAATCAGCTGATTCCCGCCATTGAAAGGATAATGTATTCCTTCGGATATACAAAAAAGGACCTGGAAGACATGGCACGCGGTGAAGTCCAGCAAAGTTTGGATGCTTTTTTCTAA
- a CDS encoding exodeoxyribonuclease III, protein MSIKLVSWNVNGIRAVSKKEEFWDWFENTDADIINFQEVRATQDKIPKKLADVDGFHKCHNEAEKKGYSGVSTYSKIEPVEVVKGLGVDELDLEGRVLRIEYPDFILYNIYFPNSGMEAKRLDFKVAFCDALLEQLVELKNDGKNLVITGDYNIAHNPIDVYNPKNCEGKSGYLPEERAWLDQLEEAGFVDTFRMFDEGENNFTWWSYRTRARERNAGWRLDYFYVNEEIRDNVKSAEILSDIFGSDHCPVTLELEF, encoded by the coding sequence ATGTCAATCAAGCTGGTTTCTTGGAATGTGAACGGCATCAGGGCAGTTTCCAAAAAGGAAGAATTTTGGGACTGGTTTGAAAATACTGATGCAGACATCATTAACTTTCAGGAAGTAAGGGCAACCCAGGATAAGATTCCAAAGAAATTAGCTGACGTCGATGGATTTCACAAATGCCATAACGAGGCTGAAAAGAAAGGATACAGCGGCGTTTCCACATATTCCAAAATCGAACCTGTTGAAGTCGTTAAAGGTTTGGGCGTTGATGAATTGGATTTGGAAGGAAGGGTTTTAAGAATCGAGTATCCTGATTTCATCTTATACAACATTTATTTCCCAAACAGCGGTATGGAAGCCAAAAGGCTTGATTTTAAGGTTGCCTTCTGCGATGCATTGTTGGAACAGCTTGTAGAGCTTAAAAATGATGGCAAAAATCTGGTTATTACAGGCGATTACAATATTGCACACAATCCGATTGATGTTTACAATCCTAAAAACTGCGAAGGAAAATCCGGGTATTTGCCTGAAGAGCGTGCATGGCTTGACCAGCTTGAGGAAGCGGGCTTTGTCGATACCTTCAGGATGTTTGATGAGGGTGAAAACAACTTTACATGGTGGAGCTACAGAACCCGTGCACGCGAAAGGAATGCCGGCTGGAGACTGGATTATTTCTATGTAAACGAAGAAATTAGGGATAATGTAAAGTCAGCTGAAATATTATCTGACATTTTCGGTTCTGATCACTGTCCAGTTACTTTGGAACTTGAATTTTAA
- the aroC gene encoding chorismate synthase yields MSNSIGEKFRITSFGSSHGIAVGAIVDGCPANLELTAEDIQKELDKRKPGTSSVTTPRKEADEVQILSGIFEGKTDGTPITGVIFNKNQHSKDYSMFKNTPRPSHGDYGWMMKYGNYDYNGGGRGSGRVTIGHVIGGAIAKKLLETQNIEIISHVTQIGDIKAEPQDFNAIKENIEKNPVRCADPKAAKEMEELILSEKQEGDSVGGIVETIAVGMPAGLGEPVFERLDGDLARILMNIGAVKGVEIGLGFDVAKKTGSEINDEYQIEDVKITTKTNNSGGIIGGMSNGMPIITRIAVKPTPSISKCQDSINLEKMENEKIEIKGRHDPCICPRVTVVAESSTAIILADHMIRSGFIHPTNLEI; encoded by the coding sequence ATGTCAAATTCAATTGGGGAAAAATTTAGAATAACAAGTTTCGGGTCAAGCCATGGCATAGCAGTCGGCGCTATTGTTGATGGATGCCCCGCAAACCTTGAACTAACAGCTGAAGATATTCAAAAAGAGCTTGATAAAAGAAAACCTGGAACCAGCAGCGTAACAACTCCAAGAAAAGAAGCTGATGAAGTTCAAATTCTTTCAGGAATTTTTGAAGGAAAGACCGATGGAACACCGATTACTGGAGTGATTTTTAACAAAAACCAACATTCCAAAGACTATTCCATGTTCAAAAACACCCCTCGTCCGTCCCATGGGGACTACGGCTGGATGATGAAATACGGAAACTACGACTACAACGGCGGAGGCCGTGGAAGCGGCAGGGTTACTATCGGACATGTCATCGGTGGTGCAATAGCTAAAAAGCTTCTTGAAACCCAAAACATTGAAATCATTTCCCACGTGACACAAATTGGAGACATTAAAGCAGAGCCTCAAGATTTTAATGCAATAAAGGAAAACATCGAAAAGAATCCGGTCAGATGTGCAGACCCTAAAGCAGCCAAAGAAATGGAAGAACTGATTCTATCCGAAAAACAGGAAGGAGATTCTGTCGGAGGCATTGTCGAAACAATAGCTGTAGGCATGCCTGCAGGTCTTGGTGAACCTGTTTTCGAAAGGTTAGATGGCGATTTGGCAAGAATCCTTATGAACATCGGCGCTGTCAAGGGTGTTGAAATCGGCCTTGGATTTGATGTGGCCAAAAAAACTGGCTCTGAAATCAATGATGAATACCAAATTGAAGATGTTAAAATCACAACAAAAACTAATAATTCAGGCGGAATTATTGGTGGAATGAGCAATGGAATGCCAATAATCACACGAATAGCCGTTAAGCCTACTCCATCCATTTCAAAATGCCAGGATTCAATCAATTTAGAAAAAATGGAAAATGAAAAAATAGAAATTAAGGGAAGGCATGATCCCTGCATCTGTCCAAGAGTGACAGTTGTGGCCGAATCAAGCACTGCAATCATTCTTGCAGACCACATGATCCGCTCAGGATTCATCCATCCGACAAATCTTGAAATTTAA
- the cas4 gene encoding CRISPR-associated protein Cas4 produces the protein MEQKNITGFEKEYDIKQHPSIKGLQIIEGKNNFPISWLNQQGYCEYQLYLEYMKGIETAPTVAMTHGSEIHQQLEDIFKQDATPATFEEAVEASKEKASMSRECFVISPSYGIRGYIDEIWMKPDEIVIIDDKPGRTPYNSTMNQVRAYCLAYKDMTGDERKIKGALRERGTENLFWIEIFTPEIEKEIRFTIERMQGLFDGTKPFIPTKNPRKCKSCRFNDDCEHAK, from the coding sequence ATGGAACAAAAAAATATAACCGGATTTGAAAAGGAATATGACATTAAACAGCACCCTTCAATAAAAGGTCTTCAAATAATTGAAGGGAAAAACAATTTCCCGATTAGCTGGCTGAACCAGCAAGGATATTGCGAGTACCAGCTATATCTCGAATACATGAAAGGCATTGAAACCGCGCCTACAGTGGCAATGACACATGGAAGCGAAATCCACCAGCAGCTGGAAGACATCTTCAAGCAGGATGCCACACCTGCAACATTTGAGGAAGCCGTTGAAGCGTCAAAGGAAAAGGCATCAATGTCTCGGGAATGCTTTGTAATATCTCCAAGTTACGGAATAAGAGGTTATATTGATGAAATCTGGATGAAACCTGATGAAATTGTAATAATCGATGACAAGCCTGGAAGAACACCATACAATTCAACAATGAATCAGGTAAGAGCATACTGCCTTGCATACAAGGACATGACCGGCGATGAGCGAAAAATCAAAGGTGCCTTAAGAGAAAGAGGAACTGAAAACCTGTTTTGGATTGAAATATTCACACCGGAAATAGAAAAGGAAATCAGATTCACAATAGAAAGAATGCAAGGGCTATTCGACGGGACAAAACCATTCATACCAACCAAAAATCCGAGAAAATGCAAATCATGCAGATTTAATGATGACTGTGAACATGCAAAGTAG
- a CDS encoding MBL fold metallo-hydrolase — MKITFLGSGGGRFSAISQRRMTGGFRLDNVGGKNYHVDPGPGALIRTYQFGFDPRNLSGIFVSHAHTDHYNDAEILIEAMTRGMTKYNGTIIGSESVLEGYDKWGPCISSYHQSKSDKVVLKPDVVNEVDAIKIKGTKTEHGDPAGAGFQIDYNGFKLSYTSDTGYFDELADYHEGADILIASVLRPGNRPIHGHMCSRNFIDLINEVKPKVAVMTHLGLKMISNNPVVEAKKISKQTGVKTIAAFDGLSFNVNYNNPKKFRLISLKDVESSMHSTSHALFNSGRKNSYQTSFKNKEFDELSIIKKS, encoded by the coding sequence ATGAAGATTACATTTTTAGGTAGTGGTGGCGGACGCTTTTCTGCCATTTCTCAAAGAAGAATGACTGGAGGGTTCAGGCTTGATAATGTAGGTGGTAAGAATTATCATGTTGACCCTGGTCCAGGAGCGCTTATCAGAACTTATCAATTCGGATTTGATCCCCGTAATTTAAGTGGAATTTTTGTTTCTCATGCACACACAGACCATTATAATGATGCGGAAATCCTCATTGAGGCAATGACCCGAGGAATGACTAAATATAATGGGACCATTATTGGAAGTGAAAGTGTTTTGGAAGGCTATGATAAATGGGGGCCATGCATTTCATCATACCATCAGTCCAAATCAGATAAGGTTGTTTTAAAGCCGGATGTTGTAAATGAAGTCGATGCTATTAAAATCAAAGGTACCAAAACAGAACATGGCGACCCTGCAGGTGCCGGTTTTCAAATAGATTACAACGGATTCAAATTGTCTTATACTTCTGATACAGGTTATTTTGATGAATTGGCCGATTATCATGAAGGCGCAGACATTCTGATTGCTAGTGTGTTAAGACCGGGCAACCGGCCTATTCATGGACACATGTGCTCCCGCAATTTCATCGATTTGATTAATGAGGTCAAGCCAAAAGTGGCCGTCATGACACATTTGGGTCTTAAGATGATTTCCAACAATCCTGTAGTTGAAGCCAAAAAGATTTCCAAACAGACTGGCGTTAAGACAATAGCTGCATTTGATGGTTTGTCATTCAATGTTAATTATAACAATCCGAAGAAATTCAGGCTAATTTCACTTAAGGATGTTGAATCCTCAATGCACAGCACCAGCCATGCATTGTTTAATAGCGGAAGAAAAAACTCATATCAAACTTCTTTTAAAAATAAGGAGTTTGACGAGCTTTCAATAATAAAAAAAAGTTAA
- the hypE gene encoding hydrogenase expression/formation protein HypE: protein MSEDKINMNHGAGGEVMANLIASTVLDNITKKSVNGGISLDDLDDGASIPLGDYEIIFTTDGHTIDPLFFPGGDIGRISAAGTINDVSVMGAQPLAISNAIIMQEGFPIEDLDKIMKSLNEACEEVGVAVITGDTKVMPQDKLEGIVMVTTGIGIAKKGEVVRDSGLEVGDKIIITGSLGDHGMSLMSFREGFGFETDLKSDVAPMWNIIKRALEIGGVTAMKDPTRGGFANAINEMASKAGVGVVLEQDAIPIREEVHAVSEMLGIDPFEVANEGKVVMGVKADKAEEILEAIKGEKYGENAAIIGEVVEGDYVVVNTPIGGERILEAPIADPVPRVC from the coding sequence ATGTCAGAAGATAAAATTAATATGAATCATGGAGCTGGCGGAGAAGTCATGGCTAACCTTATTGCTAGCACAGTTTTAGATAATATTACTAAAAAAAGTGTGAATGGAGGTATTAGCTTAGATGACTTGGATGATGGAGCATCAATCCCTTTAGGGGATTATGAAATTATTTTTACAACTGATGGTCACACAATAGATCCATTGTTTTTCCCAGGTGGAGATATTGGTAGAATTTCAGCAGCGGGAACAATTAATGACGTTTCCGTAATGGGTGCTCAGCCTTTAGCTATCTCAAATGCAATTATCATGCAGGAAGGATTTCCGATTGAAGATTTGGATAAAATCATGAAATCCTTAAATGAAGCTTGCGAAGAAGTGGGAGTTGCGGTAATTACCGGAGACACCAAAGTAATGCCTCAGGATAAGCTTGAAGGCATTGTCATGGTCACAACAGGTATAGGAATAGCTAAAAAAGGCGAAGTGGTTCGTGATTCCGGTCTTGAAGTGGGTGATAAGATTATTATCACCGGTAGCCTTGGAGACCATGGAATGAGTCTGATGTCATTTAGGGAAGGATTTGGTTTTGAAACCGATTTGAAATCAGATGTTGCTCCTATGTGGAATATAATCAAAAGAGCTTTGGAAATTGGCGGAGTTACAGCCATGAAAGATCCTACACGAGGCGGTTTTGCAAACGCCATTAATGAAATGGCATCCAAAGCAGGTGTAGGGGTTGTGCTTGAACAGGATGCGATTCCGATTCGAGAGGAAGTTCATGCTGTATCTGAAATGTTAGGTATTGATCCATTTGAAGTAGCTAATGAAGGTAAGGTTGTTATGGGAGTTAAAGCCGATAAGGCTGAGGAAATCCTTGAAGCAATTAAAGGCGAAAAATATGGTGAAAATGCGGCTATTATTGGTGAAGTTGTTGAAGGAGATTATGTTGTTGTTAACACTCCAATAGGTGGTGAAAGAATTTTAGAAGCACCTATTGCCGATCCTGTTCCTAGAGTTTGTTAG
- a CDS encoding 30S ribosomal protein S8e, with the protein MAISQGKSTRSPSGARNVANRGKRKAELGRDPAETRLDEKKLRKIRTRGGNEKLRLATGNKINVTDANGKTQVVEILNVIENTANPNYVRRNIITKGAIVETPEGNAKVTSRPGQDGVINGILI; encoded by the coding sequence ATGGCAATTTCTCAAGGAAAATCAACTAGAAGTCCATCCGGTGCAAGAAATGTTGCAAACCGTGGAAAAAGGAAAGCTGAATTAGGAAGAGACCCAGCTGAAACTAGATTAGATGAAAAAAAATTAAGAAAAATCAGAACCCGTGGCGGAAACGAAAAACTCAGATTAGCTACCGGTAATAAAATCAACGTAACCGACGCTAACGGCAAAACCCAAGTTGTAGAAATTCTCAACGTAATTGAAAACACCGCTAACCCTAACTACGTAAGAAGGAACATCATTACCAAAGGTGCTATTGTGGAAACTCCTGAAGGTAATGCAAAAGTAACATCCAGACCGGGTCAAGATGGTGTTATCAACGGAATTTTAATTTAA